From Streptomyces sp. SAI-135:
TGCTCGTGTCCTGCCACCTCCCACATTCTCGCAACGCTAGGGCATATCTTGACGCGCCTTCCACGCTCCAGAACAGCGGCCGCTGTCGCCGCGACCGCCTTCCTCGCCACGGCCACCCCCCTGTTCGGGGCCGCCACCGCCCACGCCACCCCCGGGGGCGGCTGCCAGACGGCCACGGTCCAGTACCGCCTGGTCGACTCCGCCGGCAAGCCCGTCGAGGCCGACTGGACCTCGCAGGGCGGCTTCCACCAGTGGTCCGCCGCCCCCGGCACCGTCGAGGTGCGGCTGGCTCCGGGTCAGCAGGTCGGCGAGGGCTGCAAGTACCCGGTCTCGCTGGCCGAGTACACCACCGAGGGACCGGACTGGTACACCTCCGGCCTCCAGACGCTCGTCGACCACGCCACGGTCTACCTCAGCGCCGCGGACCTGCCCGGCAAGGACGACGCCGACCGGACCTGGCAGAAGCTCACCGTCAAGACGCCCGACTGCTATGGGCAGATCGACCTGTACGGCGACGACGTCATCTACGACGGCGGGTCGGGAGAGGGCCACGGTCCCGCGCCGTACCAGCCTGACAACGTCGTCACGCCCTACCACCTGATCGCCGCGTGGAACGGTGGCGACAAGTCCTGTTCGCCCGAGCAGCCGAGCTCCCCCACGCCCCCGGCCTCCCCGTCCACGCCGGACAGCCCGAGCAGCCCGCCGGCCAGCTCGCCGCCCGCGCAGGAGACGACCCCGCCGGCCACGTCCACGACGCCGCCTCCCGGCGAGACCACCCCGCCCACCACCCCGGACGTGCCTCCGCTGGAGTCGACGCCCCCCACCTCCCCGGCACCCTCGCCGAGCGACAGCACCCCGCCGCTGGCCGAGACCGGTTCCAGCGCGCCGGTCGGCGCGATAGCCGGCGGCGCGGCCGCGGTGATCGCCCTCGGTGCCGCCGCCCTCTACGGCACCCGCCGCCGCGCACGGCGTTCCTGACCGCGGCGACCGCCGGCCCCGCCACACGGCGGGGCATCCGGCGGAACGGGGCGGGCACCAGCCCGCCCCGCAGCACAACCCCCGTTCCCTGGAAGCCGGTTCAGTCCTCGCCGCGCGAGTCGCGGTCGGCCAGGCCTCCGGCGCCGAGCGGTCCCGTGTACGCGACGGGCCGTTCGGCCTCCAGGCGGGGCAGCGCGCGGCGCGAGACGCGCAGTACGAGCGGCGGCAGCGCCGCGCGCACCGGCTGGGTCAGACGCAGCCAGGCCGGCGCGTACACGGCCGTACGGCGTCGCTCCAGGCCACTCACCAGCCGGGCGGCGACCGTCTCCACGGTGTAGACCCGGCGGGCCGGTGCGGGCATGCCGGCCCGCAGTTCACGCAGGACCACATGCCGGTCGGCGTCGCGGATCATGTCGGTGTCCGTCCAGTTGAGGTAGGCGATGCCCACGCCGACACCCCGGTGGGCCACCTCCGCCCGCAGGGAGTGCGCGAAGGCCTCGGCTCCCGCCTTGGAGGCGCAGTAGGCGCTCATCAGGGGGGCCGCGCCGATGGAGGCGAGCGAGGCGATCTGGAGGAAGTAGCCCGCGGTGTCGAAGAGGTCCGGCAGGAACGCCCGGGCCGTGTGGGCGCTGCCGGTGAGATTGACCTCGACGACACGGCTCCAGGCGTCCGGCGGCGAGGTCAGGAACGGGCCGCCCTCGGCGATGCCCGCGTTCGCCACCACGGCGGAGGGCGGTCCGAGGCGGGCCCGCACCGCGTGGGCCGCGGCGGCCAGCGCGTCGGGGTCGGTCACGTCGACCTCCACGGCCAGAGCCGGCCCCGGCAGGGACTCGGCCACGGCTTCGAGCAGCGTCTTCTCGTGACCGAGCAGGGCCACCCGGGCGCCGCGCCCGGCGATCTCGCGGGCCAGGGCGGCGCCCAGACCGCGGGCGGCTCCGGTGACGACCACCGTCCGGCCGGCGAGCGGACTGTCGCGCATGGTCGGCCTCCTTCCGTGAGACGCGCGCCCTGACACGGCCTCTCTCAGCTCTCGCGGGCGGACGGGCGGGCGGTGTGGTCGGGGTGGCCCCGGGTGCGGCGGTCCTCCTTCATTTCCGCCTCGTACAAGTGGTCGCGGCCCTGCGCGAGTTCCTGGACCGCGCTCGCCTCCAGCTGCTGGAAGGGCCGGTAGTAGGTGGCGTTGTAGGCCTCGACGATCTGGAACGTCCAGTGTCCGGGGATGACATTGCGCCCCAGGATTTCGGAGCGGACCTTCGCGGCCCATTCGGGATGACCCGCCTCCTCCAACAGGCGCACGGCACGGTCCAGTTCGAGATCGGCCGTACCGGTGAGCTGGTGGAAGTCGTACAGCCGGCCCCTGGCCCCGCTCGGTCGTCTCCAGTGCCTTGGACAGCGCCCCGAGGGCCTCGACGGTCGTGTCGTCGACGCCTGCGGGGCGCCGATGGTCACGGTCGGGGCCGCCGGCGGCCTCCTCGTGTGGGTTCACTGTTTCTCCTCGACGGATACGGCCGCCCCGGCGGGCGGCGCCCTGGTTCAGCGCCTGCTTCCGGTGCGGTCGCGGCGGGTCAGGAGTCGTTGGGCGCGGGCGAGACCGGGGGGCCGGTGGCGGTGCAGGGCGGCCCGTGCCGCGTTGGCGCCCGGCGCTCCGTGCACTCCGCCGCCCGGGTGGGCGCCGGAGGACGCCAGGAAGAGCCCCGGGACCGGGGTCTCCGGGCGTCCGGTGCCGGGCACGGGCCGGAAGACGAGCTGCTGGTGGAGGGCGGTGGTGCCTCCGTTGATGGCGCCGTCGGCCAGATTGGCGTCCAGGGCCTGGAGGGTCGGGGGCGCCAGGATGCGGCGGGCGCGGATCAGGGTCCGGAAGCCGGGCGCGAACCGTTCCACCTGGTGTTCGACCCGGTCGGCCATGCGTTCCTGGTCCTTGGTGTCCCAGTGGCCGGTGATGCCCTCGTCCGCGGCGTCGGAGCCGATCTCGTGGGGGACGTGGGTGTAGGCCCAGGCCGATTCGGTGCCCTGCGGGGAGCGGGTGGAGTCGGCGGTGGTCATCTGCCCGAACAGCAGGAAGGGCCGGTCCGGGACCTGCCGCATGGCGAGCTGCGCGGCGAAGCGGGTGAGTTCGTCGACGCCGTCGGCGAGGTGGACGGTGCCGGCCCGGGATGCCTGCTCGGCCCGCCAGGGCACCGGGCCGTCGAGCGCCCAGTCGACCTTGAACGTGGCGAAGTCCCACTGGAAGCGGCGCAGATCGTCCAGGAGCTGCGCCGGCAGGTGCTCGGGGTCGATCAGGCTCCCGTACAGCGCGGGCACCGACACGTCGGCCAGCACCGCCCGGCGAGCCGGTACCGCGTCGCCCGCCGCCGTACGGACGCCGACGGCGCGGCCGCCGCGCACGACGATCTCGTCGACGCGCTGCCCGCAGCGGACCCGCCCGCCCCGGGCCTGCAGCCGGCGGGTCAGGGCCTGGATCAGGGCGCCGGAGCCGCCGACGGGCACGGGGAAGCCGTACGTCTGCCCGAGCATGGCCATCAGCCAGCCGAAGCCGCCGCTGCCCGCGGATTCGGGGGCGAGGTCGGCGTGCAGGGCGTTGCCCGCCAGCAGCAGCCGGCCGCCCTGTCCGCGGAACTCCTCCTCACCCATCCGCCGTACCGGAAGGACCAGGGACCGGGCCATCCGCAGACCGCCCGCGGCCCGCAGCCGCCAGGCCAGGCGGGCCGTCGCGCGGACCGGCGGGAAGGGCGTGAACAGGGCGTCCAGAAGGTCGGGGCGCAGAAGCTGCCACACGTCGTGAAGCCGGCGCCAGGCGTCCCCGTCGCCCGGTGCGAAGGCGTCGAGGGACTCGGCGGTGATGTCGAGATCGCGGTCCAGGACGGCGCAGCTGCCGTCGGTCAGAGGGTGTGCGAGCACGCTCGGCGCGTTGCTCCAGCGCAGCCCGTGGTCCTCCAGGCGCAGTGCGGCCAGGACCGGGGAGGCGGCGGCGAGCGGGTAGAAGGAGCTGAAGAGGTCGTTGACGAAGGCGGGATCGACGCCACGGTCGTGGCGCACCGCGCCGCCCGGCTCCGGCTGTTCCTCCAGCACCTCGACGCTCCAGCCGGCGTCGGCCAGCACGTTGGCGGCGACCAGACCGTTGGGACCCGCGCCGATGACCACGGCGTCAGGCATGACCGGCCACCCCCGCGTCCGGTACCGCCGCGGGGCGCGGTTCCTCGCGGGCGGCGTCCTCGCACAGGCGGGCCAGCCGGGCCAGCATGG
This genomic window contains:
- a CDS encoding SDR family oxidoreductase; the protein is MRDSPLAGRTVVVTGAARGLGAALAREIAGRGARVALLGHEKTLLEAVAESLPGPALAVEVDVTDPDALAAAAHAVRARLGPPSAVVANAGIAEGGPFLTSPPDAWSRVVEVNLTGSAHTARAFLPDLFDTAGYFLQIASLASIGAAPLMSAYCASKAGAEAFAHSLRAEVAHRGVGVGIAYLNWTDTDMIRDADRHVVLRELRAGMPAPARRVYTVETVAARLVSGLERRRTAVYAPAWLRLTQPVRAALPPLVLRVSRRALPRLEAERPVAYTGPLGAGGLADRDSRGED
- a CDS encoding NAD(P)/FAD-dependent oxidoreductase — encoded protein: MPDAVVIGAGPNGLVAANVLADAGWSVEVLEEQPEPGGAVRHDRGVDPAFVNDLFSSFYPLAAASPVLAALRLEDHGLRWSNAPSVLAHPLTDGSCAVLDRDLDITAESLDAFAPGDGDAWRRLHDVWQLLRPDLLDALFTPFPPVRATARLAWRLRAAGGLRMARSLVLPVRRMGEEEFRGQGGRLLLAGNALHADLAPESAGSGGFGWLMAMLGQTYGFPVPVGGSGALIQALTRRLQARGGRVRCGQRVDEIVVRGGRAVGVRTAAGDAVPARRAVLADVSVPALYGSLIDPEHLPAQLLDDLRRFQWDFATFKVDWALDGPVPWRAEQASRAGTVHLADGVDELTRFAAQLAMRQVPDRPFLLFGQMTTADSTRSPQGTESAWAYTHVPHEIGSDAADEGITGHWDTKDQERMADRVEHQVERFAPGFRTLIRARRILAPPTLQALDANLADGAINGGTTALHQQLVFRPVPGTGRPETPVPGLFLASSGAHPGGGVHGAPGANAARAALHRHRPPGLARAQRLLTRRDRTGSRR